In Campylobacter sp., the DNA window ACTACTCTCAAAAAGCTACTCGCTCAACTATCAGGATTATCATTTCAGCCTCATTTTAGAGCAAGTAAAAGATATGTCTATGCTCGATAATTGGGACGAGCTCATCAGCACGGATATCGAGTGTGACGCGGTGATAAACGTGGATTTCGGGCTATTTGCACTAGCCATTAAAAATTTAATTGATAACGCCCTAAAATACTCCAGCGATAAAAAAGTCCGCATCATCTGCGATGAAAACAAAGTAAGCGTCGCCAACCGCGGAGCGGCGCTTGCAAAATCATTCGAGCACTACAAGCAGGCTTTCATTAGAAATAAAGACGAGAAAGCCACCGGCATGGGGCTTGGGCTCTATATCATCGATAAAATTTGCGAGCTGCATAAATTCTGCTTCGAGTACAATTACAGCGACGGCACACACTACTTCTCGATCGTCTTTTCGCCGAAGGGCGCCATATGAGCGGCACAGACAGGTTCGAAGAGCTCGTAGCAAGCTTTGAAAAGCTCCCCGGCGTGGGCAAAAAATCCGCCCTGCGCTTTGCCTACTACGTAAGCGTGCAAAACTCCTTCCTAGGGCTAAATTTAGCGCACAATATCGAAGAGGCGGTGCGCGGACTGCACAGATGCCGCATCTGCGGAGCGGTATGCGAAGGCGAGATCTGCGAATACTGCGCCGACGACGAGCGCGAAAGCGATAAAATTTGCATCGTCGAAAACCCAAAAGATATCTTTATTTTAGAGAGTAATAAAATTTACAACGGCCGCTACTTCGTGCTAGACGCCGCTGACGAAGATAAAATCGCGGCGCTGCGCGCCATGGTAGAGCAAAACGGCGCGAGCGAGCTGATTTTCGCGCTGACGCCGGGCATCAACTCCGACGGGATCATGCTTTACGTCGAGGATAAGCTCGCGGATCTGGGTTTGAAATTCACCAAGCTCGCCCAAGGCGTGCCTACGGGCGTGAGCTTAGATAACGTCGATATGCTCTCGCTAATAAAGGCGATCAACGGGCGCACTGAAATTTAGAATTTCGATGAAATTTTAAATTTATGTGGGTAAATTTATCGGCTAAATTTAAAGCGCAAAGCAGCGAATAAGTTTTGCCGCGAAGCTCAAGCGGCTAAATTTCGGGCGTTAAATTTAAATAATGGACGTGCGACGAAATTTACCGAAATTTACGCGGCTTCGGTGCGCGATACGATGCGGCAGGCACGGCGGCGCCCCGCTCGCTGCTAAATTTTAACGACGAGTTTGAGTCGTAAAATTTAAGCGCTCCCGTTTCAAAGCAGAGTTTTAAGCGCAGAATTTCGAACGCTCAAATTTTAAAAGGCGAAATTCTAAAGGTAAATTTAGATCGCTAAATTTTAAAAGCGGATTTAAAAGTAGCGAGACGGGGTTGCATGACGCTGCGAGCTCGTAATTAAAGGCGAATTTCAAGGCGCGCGGGAATGGTTTAAATTTTTAAATTTCGCCGACGCGGGATTTAAAAATTTAAACGTAATTTTCTATTATAATATTTAAGGACAAAGGTGAAAAAGGTTCATTTTATCGGCATCGGCGGCATAGGCATCTCCGCATTAGCGAGATTTTTACACGAGAAAAATTTTATCATTTCGGGTTCGGATATCAAAGAGAGCGAGACGACCTACAAGCTAAGAGCGGACGGCATGGAGATCATCACTCCGCACGACGCTTCGGCGATTAAGGATCAGGAGATCGTCATCTACTCCGCCGCGATCAAAGAGGACAACGTCGAGCTGCAAGCCGCGCGCAAAAAAGGGATCGTCTGCCTCTCGCGCAAGGAGGCCCTGCCCTTCGTGCTAAAAGACAAGCGCGTCTTCGCAGTCGCCGGCGCGCACGGCAAAAGTACCACGAGCGCGATAACCTCGGCGCTGATAGACGGCTCGGTTATCATCGGCGCGATCTCCAAGCAGTTCGGCTCGAATATGAAATACGAAAACAGCGAAAATATCATCTTTGAAGCCGACGAGAGCGATTCAAGCTTTTTAAATTCCAATCCCTACGTCGCGGTCGTTACCAACGCCGAGCCCGAACATATGGATCATTACGACAACGATTTGGATAAATTTCACGCGGCGTATCGCGGCTTTTTGGAGCGCGCCAAGATCCGCGTGATAAATGCCGAGGATGAGTTTTTAAGCTCGATAAAGCTCGGCTGTATCAAGCTCTTTCCTTCGCGCGACATAACGGATCTAAAGGTGCTGCTACGCGATCATCAGCCCTTTATGAGCTTTAATCTTAAAGAGCTCGGACGCTTCGAGGTTTACGGGCTAGGAAGGCACATCGCCATAGACGCGTCGCTGGCGATCCTAGCCGCAGCGTGCGAGACAGGGCTAGAGCAGATCCGCAAAAATTTACTGAATTACCAAGGGATCAAAAAGCGCTTCGACATCCTGTGCGCCACCCCAAACTTCGTGCTCATCGACGACTACGGCCACCATCCTACCGAGATCAGAGCGACGCTGCAAAGCGCGCGCGAATACGCTAGCCTGCTAGGTCTTAGCAAGATCACGGCGATCTTTCAGCCGCACCGCTTCAGCAGACTTAAGGCGAATTTAAACGCTTTTAAAGAGTGCTTTGCGGGTGTAGAAGAGCTAGTGGTGCTGCCCGTTTACGCCGCGGGCGAACCTAGCAACGGTATCGATCTAAAAGAGGAATTTAAGGGGCTCGGAGCGCTATTTACCGAGAGGGTCTTTAGAAACGGCGAGAAGATAGAATTTAGCGATATTTTCGGCGTCCGCCACATCATAAA includes these proteins:
- the recR gene encoding recombination mediator RecR; translated protein: MSGTDRFEELVASFEKLPGVGKKSALRFAYYVSVQNSFLGLNLAHNIEEAVRGLHRCRICGAVCEGEICEYCADDERESDKICIVENPKDIFILESNKIYNGRYFVLDAADEDKIAALRAMVEQNGASELIFALTPGINSDGIMLYVEDKLADLGLKFTKLAQGVPTGVSLDNVDMLSLIKAINGRTEI
- the murC gene encoding UDP-N-acetylmuramate--L-alanine ligase, producing MKKVHFIGIGGIGISALARFLHEKNFIISGSDIKESETTYKLRADGMEIITPHDASAIKDQEIVIYSAAIKEDNVELQAARKKGIVCLSRKEALPFVLKDKRVFAVAGAHGKSTTSAITSALIDGSVIIGAISKQFGSNMKYENSENIIFEADESDSSFLNSNPYVAVVTNAEPEHMDHYDNDLDKFHAAYRGFLERAKIRVINAEDEFLSSIKLGCIKLFPSRDITDLKVLLRDHQPFMSFNLKELGRFEVYGLGRHIAIDASLAILAAACETGLEQIRKNLLNYQGIKKRFDILCATPNFVLIDDYGHHPTEIRATLQSAREYASLLGLSKITAIFQPHRFSRLKANLNAFKECFAGVEELVVLPVYAAGEPSNGIDLKEEFKGLGALFTERVFRNGEKIEFSDIFGVRHIINDGLVIGFGAGDITYQLRGEF